Proteins encoded together in one Mannheimia haemolytica window:
- the fucI gene encoding L-fucose isomerase: MTTLKSTPVKIGIRPTIDGRRLGVRESLEEQTMNMAKAVANLLQSEIRHPNGEFVECVIADTTIGGVAEAAACAEKFKRENVGAVITVTPCWCYGSETIDMDPHMPKAIWGFNGTERPGAVYLAASLAGHSQLGLPAFSIYGTEVQEADDQSIPNDVREKLLRFARAGLAVATLRGKSYLSIGSVSMGIAGSIVNQQFFQEYLGMRNEYVDMTEIKRRLDRHIYDAEEFKLAMSWVKTYCKEGIDVNAPENQRSPEEREKLWEDVVKMTIIARDLMVGNPRLAELGYGEEALGHNAIAAGFQGQRQWTDHLPNGDFMEATLNSTYDWNGVRAPYIMATENDSLNGVNMLFGNLLTGQAQIFADVRTYWSEDSVERVTGWRPESGFIHLINSGSAALDGTGQHTDRAGKPTIKPAWEVTEEDGKRCLEHTRWCPAVHEYFRGGGLSSQFLTKGGMPFTMHRINLIKGIGPVLQIAEGWSIDLPENVHDILNKRTNETWPTTWFVPRLTEKGAFTDVYSVMANWGANHCVATFGHVGADLITLASMLRIPVCMHNVEDKDVFRPSAWNGFGQDKEGQDYRACANFGPLYK, from the coding sequence ATGACAACACTCAAATCAACTCCAGTAAAAATTGGTATCCGCCCAACGATTGACGGTCGCCGTTTAGGGGTACGTGAATCCCTTGAAGAACAAACAATGAATATGGCGAAAGCCGTAGCGAATTTATTGCAATCAGAAATCCGCCATCCAAACGGTGAGTTTGTGGAGTGTGTGATTGCCGATACCACCATCGGCGGTGTTGCCGAAGCCGCTGCCTGTGCAGAAAAATTTAAGCGTGAAAATGTAGGTGCAGTGATTACCGTAACCCCTTGCTGGTGTTACGGTTCTGAAACCATTGATATGGACCCGCATATGCCGAAAGCGATTTGGGGCTTTAACGGCACCGAACGCCCGGGAGCGGTCTATTTAGCAGCATCTCTTGCAGGTCATAGCCAACTTGGCTTGCCGGCATTCTCGATTTACGGGACGGAAGTGCAAGAAGCGGACGATCAATCGATTCCAAACGATGTGCGTGAAAAATTACTCCGCTTTGCCCGTGCCGGCTTAGCAGTGGCAACCTTACGAGGAAAATCATATTTATCTATCGGCTCTGTTTCAATGGGTATTGCCGGTTCTATCGTAAACCAACAATTCTTCCAAGAATATTTGGGTATGCGTAACGAATATGTGGATATGACCGAAATTAAACGCCGTTTAGATCGCCATATTTACGATGCCGAAGAATTTAAATTAGCAATGAGCTGGGTGAAAACCTATTGCAAAGAAGGCATTGATGTCAACGCACCGGAAAATCAACGCAGCCCGGAAGAGCGTGAAAAACTCTGGGAAGACGTGGTGAAAATGACCATTATTGCCCGTGATTTAATGGTAGGTAATCCACGCTTAGCAGAGCTAGGCTATGGTGAAGAAGCCTTAGGGCATAATGCGATTGCCGCCGGTTTCCAAGGGCAACGCCAATGGACAGACCATTTGCCAAACGGCGATTTTATGGAAGCCACCCTCAATTCCACCTATGACTGGAACGGCGTTCGAGCCCCATACATTATGGCAACCGAAAACGATAGCTTAAACGGCGTGAATATGTTGTTCGGTAACTTATTAACCGGTCAGGCACAAATTTTTGCCGATGTACGAACCTATTGGAGCGAAGACTCGGTGGAACGTGTTACCGGCTGGCGACCGGAAAGCGGTTTTATCCACTTAATCAACTCCGGCTCTGCAGCGTTAGACGGCACAGGTCAGCATACCGATAGAGCAGGCAAACCAACTATTAAACCGGCTTGGGAAGTGACCGAAGAAGACGGAAAACGCTGTTTAGAACACACCCGTTGGTGTCCGGCGGTTCACGAATATTTCCGTGGTGGTGGCTTATCTTCCCAATTCTTAACCAAAGGTGGAATGCCGTTTACGATGCACCGTATCAACCTGATCAAAGGTATCGGGCCGGTATTACAAATTGCCGAAGGTTGGTCTATCGACTTGCCGGAAAATGTACACGACATTTTAAACAAACGCACCAATGAAACCTGGCCGACCACTTGGTTCGTACCTCGCTTAACCGAAAAAGGCGCATTTACCGATGTGTATAGCGTAATGGCGAACTGGGGTGCAAACCACTGTGTGGCAACCTTCGGACACGTTGGGGCAGACTTAATTACCCTCGCCTCAATGCTCCGCATTCCGGTTTGTATGCACAATGTGGAAGATAAAGACGTATTCCGCCCAAGTGCGTGGAACGGTTTCGGTCAAGACAAAGAAGGTCAAGACTACCGTGCTTGTGCTAACTTCGGACCATTATATAAATAA
- the mglA_1 gene encoding Galactose/methyl galactoside import ATP-binding protein MglA: MQNEVILTMKNISKSFAGVNALKGVELTLRKGEVHALMGENGAGKSTLMKCLLGVYQADEGEIIYKGQPVRFESVLEAQKAGISMIFQELNLIPHLTVAENIFFAREPLKHGLVDKDKMVEESAKLLNFFEIDVDPNDEVRMLSVAKQQMVEIAKALSFDVEVLIMDEPTSALTEKEIDKLFELVDRLRAKGVSIVYISHRMEELKRICNHITIFRDGTYVSNHKFNEITMDEIITKMVGRSLDNHFPPKTAVVTNDIILSIMNAERKGVFEPLNFDLRKGEILGITGLVGAKRTELARAIFGADPLDGGEIFVHDHKVSIKDPSDAIKAGIAYLSEDRKLNGVAVRMSIRENITMASMDKVANAMGVISYEEEEKASKTFIDKMEIKTPTIEQKVQNLSGGNQQKVVIGKWLFREAKVMIFDEPTRGIDVGAKYAIYQLLDELAANGVGVIVISSELPEVLGVSDRIIVMREGRMTGMLETKKTNQEEIMHYATGVKNMFAREYGVEK; encoded by the coding sequence ATGCAAAATGAAGTAATACTCACGATGAAAAACATCAGTAAATCCTTTGCGGGGGTCAATGCGTTAAAAGGTGTTGAGCTTACGCTGCGTAAGGGCGAAGTTCACGCATTAATGGGCGAAAATGGTGCAGGTAAATCCACCTTGATGAAATGCTTGCTGGGCGTATATCAAGCCGATGAAGGTGAAATCATATATAAAGGTCAGCCTGTTCGCTTTGAGTCGGTATTAGAGGCACAAAAAGCGGGCATTAGTATGATTTTCCAAGAACTGAACCTCATTCCCCATTTAACGGTGGCAGAGAATATTTTCTTCGCCCGTGAGCCACTCAAACACGGTTTAGTGGATAAAGACAAAATGGTGGAAGAATCGGCTAAATTGCTGAATTTCTTTGAGATTGATGTTGATCCAAACGATGAAGTGAGAATGTTGTCGGTGGCAAAACAACAGATGGTAGAAATTGCCAAAGCCCTTTCATTTGATGTGGAAGTGTTGATTATGGACGAACCTACCTCTGCCCTGACCGAAAAAGAGATTGATAAATTGTTTGAGTTAGTCGATAGATTGCGTGCCAAAGGGGTGAGCATTGTCTATATCTCTCACCGTATGGAAGAGCTAAAACGCATCTGTAACCATATTACGATTTTCCGTGACGGCACTTATGTCTCTAACCATAAATTCAATGAAATCACAATGGACGAAATCATTACCAAAATGGTAGGACGTTCATTAGATAACCACTTCCCGCCCAAAACAGCTGTAGTCACAAACGACATCATTCTCTCCATTATGAATGCCGAACGTAAGGGCGTGTTTGAGCCATTGAACTTTGACTTACGTAAAGGGGAAATTCTCGGCATTACCGGCTTGGTGGGAGCAAAACGCACCGAACTGGCTCGAGCTATCTTTGGAGCAGACCCGCTTGACGGTGGCGAGATTTTTGTCCACGACCACAAAGTCAGCATTAAAGATCCAAGTGATGCTATTAAAGCCGGCATTGCCTATTTGTCGGAAGACCGCAAGCTCAATGGTGTTGCGGTAAGAATGTCGATTCGTGAAAACATTACGATGGCTTCTATGGATAAAGTTGCCAATGCGATGGGCGTGATTTCTTATGAGGAAGAAGAAAAAGCCTCAAAAACCTTCATTGACAAAATGGAGATCAAAACCCCGACCATTGAACAGAAAGTGCAAAATTTAAGTGGGGGCAACCAACAAAAAGTGGTGATTGGGAAATGGTTATTCCGTGAAGCAAAAGTGATGATTTTTGATGAGCCGACTCGAGGGATTGATGTGGGGGCAAAATATGCCATCTACCAACTGCTCGATGAACTTGCTGCCAATGGTGTAGGCGTTATCGTCATCTCCTCCGAATTACCTGAAGTGTTAGGGGTTTCCGACCGTATCATTGTGATGCGTGAAGGCAGAATGACAGGGATGCTTGAGACGAAAAAAACCAATCAAGAAGAAATTATGCATTATGCAACCGGTGTTAAAAATATGTTTGCTCGTGAATATGGGGTGGAAAAATGA
- the fucU gene encoding L-fucose mutarotase gives MLKGIHPAISPELLKILAEMGHGDELVLSDAHFPAHSLHSKVIRADGLSVATLLEGISALFEFDQYVEAPLAMMQAVPGDTLDPTVEERYLNAIKNVIGSAPKVERVERFAFYERAKTAYAVVITGELAKYGNIIIKKGVTPIL, from the coding sequence ATGTTAAAAGGTATTCATCCGGCAATTTCACCTGAATTATTAAAAATCTTAGCCGAAATGGGACACGGCGATGAGTTAGTACTTTCTGATGCTCACTTCCCTGCCCATTCTCTCCATTCAAAGGTGATTCGAGCAGACGGTTTAAGTGTCGCCACCTTATTAGAAGGCATTTCTGCCCTGTTTGAATTTGACCAATACGTTGAAGCCCCACTGGCGATGATGCAAGCCGTACCGGGCGATACGCTCGATCCAACCGTTGAAGAGCGTTATCTCAATGCGATTAAAAACGTTATTGGCTCAGCCCCGAAAGTAGAACGTGTTGAACGCTTTGCTTTCTACGAGAGAGCCAAAACCGCTTATGCCGTTGTCATTACAGGCGAACTTGCCAAATACGGCAATATTATTATCAAAAAGGGCGTCACGCCGATACTTTAA
- the hxuC gene encoding Heme/hemopexin utilization protein C precursor, with amino-acid sequence MQKFKLLPVSAAVLSVLAANAFAETASTDVAVLDTVTVTDNQGLKVQTNVVTTQKKDESTQTDLRGLLKDEPAISLGGGNGTSQFLYIRGMGQNSIDVKVDNTYSDSQIHYHQGRHMLDPALVGTVTVQKGAGSASAGIGQTNGAIIAKTVDALDLLKNSDKNFGAKLGTGISTNHAHNFNAAVYGKGEIFDVLVSGSLVRDRNYKGGKDYVNHFGTNRVPYSALDKSSFLAKLGATLGDHRFVLSHSNERHEGERLVREEFDAAPNGTVTPPYNRLTVDRQAPANRRMTVQRTNLEWTGKNLGFAQEATANVYQLVQGRWSENDKGNGYAGGIDGPTKLKTVTHGANVNFDSAVHENVLLKYGVNYRHQEVKPHVKLNPNVVNQEKTDTGLYVEAITAPMDKVTFTTGVRYDHFNFKAMDGKKRSDGTFNPSVGIIYEPIQHLSLSASHNYATRSPRMHDAIMSHGARGMVTIGDNTKAERARNTEIGFNYNDGTFSFDGSYFWQHIKDALGTTNGRDNHGNAAQAIVNGGKIKNRGYELNAGYHNNGFTARVGVAHSKPRFYTQTVMQRNRQGQSQETALLSSNPEYASAIGRTWTASVSYRFEQPNIEVGVHHRIVEKVKPEDNYFVTGGTLQTNTGTGKKGYNVTDITLNWKPFNDDSVNVNFAVDNVANKLYNAHGQRGNFPARGREFRAGVNYTF; translated from the coding sequence ATGCAAAAATTCAAATTACTTCCTGTTTCTGCTGCAGTGCTTAGCGTACTTGCTGCTAATGCATTCGCTGAAACCGCTTCAACCGATGTGGCTGTATTAGATACAGTGACAGTAACTGATAACCAAGGTTTAAAAGTACAGACCAACGTTGTTACAACTCAGAAAAAAGATGAAAGCACACAAACAGATTTGCGTGGTTTATTAAAAGATGAGCCGGCAATCAGCTTAGGAGGCGGTAACGGGACATCTCAGTTCCTTTATATTCGTGGTATGGGACAAAACTCCATTGATGTGAAAGTAGATAATACCTATTCAGATAGCCAAATTCACTATCACCAAGGTCGCCATATGTTAGATCCTGCACTTGTAGGTACGGTTACAGTACAAAAAGGTGCGGGTAGTGCTTCAGCCGGTATCGGTCAAACCAATGGTGCGATTATTGCGAAAACCGTAGATGCATTAGATTTATTAAAAAATAGCGATAAAAACTTCGGTGCAAAATTAGGCACAGGTATCAGCACTAACCATGCTCACAATTTTAATGCGGCTGTGTATGGTAAAGGTGAAATTTTTGATGTGTTAGTGTCAGGTAGTCTAGTAAGAGACCGTAATTACAAAGGCGGTAAAGATTATGTGAACCACTTTGGTACAAACCGTGTACCATACAGTGCGTTAGATAAAAGTAGCTTCTTAGCGAAATTAGGTGCGACACTTGGCGATCATCGCTTTGTGTTAAGTCATTCTAATGAGCGACACGAAGGTGAGCGTTTAGTGCGTGAAGAGTTTGATGCGGCACCAAATGGCACAGTGACTCCTCCATATAATCGATTAACAGTAGATCGCCAAGCACCTGCAAATCGTAGAATGACAGTGCAAAGAACCAACTTAGAATGGACGGGTAAAAATTTAGGCTTTGCTCAAGAAGCTACGGCTAACGTTTATCAATTAGTTCAAGGCCGTTGGTCTGAAAATGATAAAGGCAATGGTTATGCAGGTGGTATTGATGGGCCAACCAAACTAAAAACGGTAACTCACGGTGCGAATGTTAATTTTGATTCAGCAGTACACGAGAATGTTTTATTGAAATACGGTGTGAACTATCGTCATCAAGAAGTTAAGCCGCATGTAAAACTTAATCCAAATGTTGTTAATCAAGAGAAAACCGATACTGGTCTTTACGTTGAAGCTATTACTGCACCTATGGATAAAGTGACTTTCACGACAGGTGTTCGTTATGACCACTTCAATTTTAAAGCGATGGATGGTAAAAAGCGTAGCGATGGTACCTTTAACCCAAGTGTTGGTATTATTTACGAGCCTATTCAACACTTAAGCTTAAGTGCAAGCCATAACTATGCAACTCGTAGCCCTCGTATGCACGATGCTATTATGTCGCACGGTGCGCGTGGTATGGTAACAATTGGGGATAACACAAAAGCAGAGCGTGCAAGAAATACCGAAATTGGCTTTAACTATAATGATGGCACATTTAGCTTTGATGGTAGCTACTTCTGGCAACATATCAAAGATGCATTAGGAACAACTAATGGTCGTGATAACCACGGTAATGCTGCACAAGCAATCGTAAACGGCGGTAAAATTAAGAACCGTGGTTACGAGTTGAATGCAGGCTACCACAATAACGGCTTTACAGCACGCGTTGGTGTTGCTCACAGCAAACCTCGTTTCTATACGCAAACTGTGATGCAACGTAATCGTCAAGGTCAGTCACAAGAAACTGCATTGTTAAGTAGTAATCCTGAATACGCATCAGCTATCGGTCGTACTTGGACCGCTTCTGTAAGCTACCGTTTCGAGCAACCAAACATTGAGGTTGGAGTACATCACCGCATTGTTGAGAAAGTAAAACCTGAAGATAACTATTTTGTAACAGGTGGTACATTACAAACTAATACAGGCACAGGTAAAAAAGGCTACAATGTAACCGATATTACTCTTAACTGGAAACCGTTTAATGATGATAGTGTGAATGTGAACTTTGCTGTAGATAATGTAGCGAACAAACTGTATAACGCACACGGTCAGCGTGGTAATTTCCCGGCTCGTGGTCGTGAATTTCGTGCAGGTGTGAACTACACATTCTAA
- the rbsC_1 gene encoding Ribose transport system permease protein rbsC, which produces MNEKQKEMLRKMAALAGLVLLIIFFSVTNEYFFTSNNIMTVGLQTSTIALIGIGATCVILTGGIDLSTGSVVALSGVAAAMIVNAGVPVPLGMILGILVGGICGLINGILVTRMKLPPFIATLGMMMVARGLALYVTNAAPVSGMPESFANLGNGALFKIVEEGANGLPKVVFAGIPYPVIIMIFITILFTFALSKLKVGRYLYAIGSNEEAARLSGIKTNLVKIYAYVASGLLSGLTGVILASRLVTAQPNGGVSYELDAIASAVVGGTSLMGGVGTIPGTLIGSFIIGVLRNGLNMNGVSSFVQMIVIGLVIIVAVSLDQLRQSKKAGKK; this is translated from the coding sequence ATGAATGAAAAACAAAAAGAAATGTTACGCAAAATGGCCGCATTAGCTGGCTTAGTATTATTAATCATCTTTTTTAGCGTAACCAATGAATACTTCTTTACCTCCAACAACATTATGACGGTAGGACTACAAACCTCTACCATTGCGTTAATCGGTATCGGGGCAACCTGTGTGATCTTAACCGGCGGGATTGATTTAAGTACCGGTTCGGTGGTGGCACTCTCCGGTGTGGCGGCAGCGATGATTGTGAATGCTGGTGTGCCAGTGCCGCTCGGTATGATTTTGGGGATTTTGGTCGGCGGTATTTGTGGCTTAATCAACGGCATTTTAGTCACCCGAATGAAGCTGCCTCCGTTTATTGCCACCCTTGGAATGATGATGGTTGCCCGTGGTTTGGCACTGTATGTTACCAATGCCGCACCGGTTTCCGGAATGCCAGAATCCTTCGCTAATCTTGGTAACGGTGCGTTGTTTAAGATTGTAGAAGAAGGGGCAAACGGCTTGCCGAAAGTGGTGTTTGCCGGTATTCCATACCCTGTCATCATTATGATCTTCATCACCATACTGTTCACTTTCGCTCTCTCCAAACTGAAAGTCGGACGCTATTTATATGCGATTGGTTCGAACGAAGAAGCCGCTCGCTTATCCGGTATTAAAACCAATCTCGTCAAAATTTATGCCTATGTTGCCAGCGGTTTACTCTCTGGTTTAACTGGCGTTATCCTCGCTTCCCGTCTCGTCACCGCCCAGCCAAACGGTGGGGTCTCTTACGAGCTGGATGCGATTGCCAGTGCTGTGGTGGGTGGCACATCGCTTATGGGCGGTGTGGGTACTATCCCCGGCACACTCATCGGGTCATTCATTATCGGGGTACTCCGTAATGGTTTGAATATGAATGGCGTTTCTTCATTTGTTCAAATGATTGTCATCGGACTTGTGATTATCGTGGCGGTCTCTCTCGACCAGCTCCGCCAATCCAAAAAAGCCGGTAAAAAATAA
- the alsB gene encoding D-allose-binding periplasmic protein precursor — protein sequence MKKSALFTATLFGLSTLFAGSAMAKSDEIAVIVKSANSTFWQNVRKGAETAGKDIGGQYKVTFQGPEAETAIDAQVNMVDNAVNRGVAGIVLAASDPVALVPAVKKAYESGIPVVLIDSGINSDGKYYQSFLATDNRAAGKLAAEKLLAKVKGGKVAVMSFTQGAASAIERTGGFIDEIKAKADYKLVGPYYSDSDMTKALNQTEDVLGSNPDLTAIFGANEPTAVGMARAVKQKGFAGKIVAVGFDGNSDLQNFVRDGTLDGIVVQSSYQMGYKGVDTIGKLIKGEKVEKVIDTGVVYVTKENIDSEEAKGVLY from the coding sequence ATGAAAAAATCAGCATTATTTACTGCGACCCTCTTTGGTTTATCGACCTTATTTGCAGGCAGTGCAATGGCAAAATCTGATGAAATCGCTGTGATTGTGAAATCTGCCAACTCTACCTTCTGGCAAAACGTGCGTAAAGGGGCTGAAACTGCCGGCAAAGATATTGGAGGACAATACAAAGTCACCTTCCAAGGGCCGGAAGCCGAAACAGCGATTGACGCCCAAGTGAATATGGTGGACAACGCCGTAAACCGTGGTGTGGCAGGCATCGTACTGGCCGCCTCAGACCCGGTAGCATTAGTGCCGGCAGTGAAAAAAGCTTACGAGAGTGGCATTCCGGTGGTGCTTATCGATTCCGGCATCAACAGTGACGGCAAATACTACCAATCTTTCCTTGCCACCGACAACCGTGCGGCAGGTAAATTAGCGGCGGAAAAACTGCTTGCCAAAGTCAAAGGCGGCAAAGTGGCGGTAATGAGCTTTACCCAAGGGGCAGCTTCTGCGATTGAGCGTACCGGTGGTTTTATTGACGAAATCAAAGCGAAAGCCGATTACAAACTGGTCGGCCCGTACTACTCCGATTCGGATATGACCAAAGCGTTAAACCAAACCGAAGACGTGTTAGGTTCTAACCCTGATCTTACAGCGATCTTCGGGGCGAACGAACCGACTGCGGTAGGAATGGCACGAGCGGTGAAACAAAAAGGCTTTGCCGGCAAAATTGTGGCGGTGGGCTTTGATGGAAACTCCGACCTACAAAACTTCGTGCGTGACGGAACACTAGACGGCATCGTGGTGCAATCTTCCTACCAAATGGGCTATAAAGGCGTGGACACCATCGGCAAGCTGATTAAAGGCGAGAAAGTCGAAAAAGTGATTGATACCGGGGTGGTTTATGTCACGAAAGAAAACATTGATAGCGAAGAAGCGAAAGGTGTTCTTTACTAA
- the glpR_1 gene encoding Glycerol-3-phosphate regulon repressor, producing the protein MQQRHNQIIAYLEQFDEAGVQELAEHCAVSLETIRRDLNKLDKNGLLHRTHGGAVSHKKKDIGRSFSTRLRTNSDAKRNIAENVLLHLPPEAVIALDASSTSWHVAQRLPNIPCTVVSSSMRIIRSLSQKPHIKTIATGGIYLEKYDAFYGPLSEQLLSRLKIDIAIISCTGIADYSIWESNEINISFKRKLIANSKQVFLLVDHSKFDRKDLIQMEALSCIDKLFVNQMPSNTLQRYCLENHIQLIL; encoded by the coding sequence ATGCAGCAACGACATAATCAAATCATCGCTTATTTGGAACAATTTGATGAAGCCGGCGTACAAGAGTTGGCAGAACATTGTGCGGTTTCACTTGAAACCATTCGGCGTGATTTAAACAAGTTAGATAAAAACGGGCTTTTACACCGCACACACGGTGGAGCGGTAAGCCACAAGAAAAAAGATATTGGGCGTTCATTTAGCACTCGGTTACGCACCAATAGCGATGCAAAACGCAATATTGCCGAGAATGTTCTGCTACATCTTCCGCCGGAAGCGGTTATTGCACTTGATGCAAGTTCTACCTCTTGGCACGTTGCTCAACGGCTTCCCAATATCCCTTGTACGGTGGTGAGTAGTTCTATGCGGATTATTCGTAGCCTTTCCCAAAAACCGCATATTAAAACCATTGCTACCGGCGGAATTTATTTGGAAAAATATGATGCGTTTTATGGCCCACTTTCAGAACAACTTCTGTCTCGCTTAAAAATTGATATTGCTATCATTTCTTGTACGGGGATTGCAGACTATTCGATTTGGGAATCGAATGAAATTAATATCTCATTTAAACGGAAACTGATCGCAAACAGCAAACAAGTCTTTCTATTGGTTGACCATAGCAAGTTTGATCGTAAAGATTTAATCCAGATGGAAGCACTGTCTTGTATTGATAAACTATTTGTTAATCAAATGCCCTCTAATACACTCCAACGCTATTGCTTAGAGAACCACATTCAGCTCATTCTTTAA
- the fucA gene encoding L-fuculose phosphate aldolase produces the protein MNRQQLSRQIIDTCLEMTRLGLNQGTAGNVSVRYQDGMLITPTGTPYEEMTEDSIVFVNANGKHEGGKLPSSEWQFHLAVYEARPELNAVVHNHAKNCAAVSILGEPIPAIHYMIACTGTNHIPCVPYAPFGTHQLANYVREGIKHSKAILLAHHGLITADKTLEKALGIAHEVEVIAEWYLKLLASGKTIPTLDKAQMDIVLEKFKSYGSWVEGEQ, from the coding sequence ATGAATAGACAGCAACTCTCAAGACAAATTATCGACACCTGCTTGGAAATGACCCGACTCGGGTTAAACCAAGGCACGGCAGGGAATGTGAGTGTACGTTACCAAGACGGTATGCTGATTACCCCAACCGGCACACCTTATGAAGAAATGACGGAAGATTCGATTGTTTTCGTCAATGCCAACGGCAAACACGAAGGGGGCAAACTGCCTTCAAGCGAATGGCAATTCCATTTAGCAGTGTATGAAGCTCGCCCGGAACTCAATGCGGTAGTTCACAACCACGCAAAAAACTGTGCCGCAGTGTCTATTTTAGGCGAACCTATCCCTGCCATTCACTATATGATCGCCTGCACCGGCACTAATCACATTCCTTGTGTACCTTATGCCCCTTTTGGCACTCACCAATTAGCTAACTATGTGCGTGAAGGCATTAAACACAGCAAAGCAATTTTACTCGCTCACCACGGCTTAATCACCGCAGATAAAACCCTCGAAAAAGCCCTAGGCATCGCCCACGAGGTGGAAGTGATTGCTGAGTGGTATTTGAAACTATTGGCAAGCGGAAAAACAATTCCAACCTTAGATAAAGCACAAATGGATATCGTATTAGAAAAATTTAAATCCTACGGTTCTTGGGTGGAAGGCGAACAATAG
- the fucK gene encoding L-fuculokinase, producing MPISLIFDCGATNLRTIAINQASEIVAAHHLPNNTQPDAENPEFHIWDIEEIWSKLMTCAANTLAQLSAQQRKEIVGISVTTFGVDGTLFDQHGKPLYPIISWKCPRTLPMMENLSNYLDVEALYRRNGVGHYSFNTLFKLLWLKENKPEIYQQASSFLFISSILTYRLTGVQSTDRTMAGTSMMTNIENDHWDSEVLALLGLNESHFPPMKSAGEVVGYLTPELAETFGVSGQIPVISCGHDTQFAIFGSGAGYNQPVLSSGTWEILMARTPRAKPEWQFVQHGLTIEFDSQSGYFNPGVQWVASGVVEWFGKRFFADVANTPDYYRTMIEEAQAVPAGANGVKLVGNFDGTTGQTGSIIGLSMHSSRAEIYRAALEYMAYQLKAGLEVLEQVGHFNAESLICVGGGSKNALWNQIRADVLNRPIDVVDFPESTVLGAAMFTFAGAGIFESPNAAQQAMKPNVKRVNPSSNSQFYR from the coding sequence ATGCCAATTTCTCTTATTTTCGACTGTGGTGCCACCAACCTCCGTACGATTGCGATTAATCAAGCGAGTGAAATTGTGGCGGCACATCACTTACCGAATAACACGCAGCCTGATGCGGAAAATCCCGAGTTCCATATTTGGGATATTGAGGAAATTTGGTCGAAATTAATGACCTGTGCCGCCAACACACTGGCTCAACTTTCCGCACAACAACGGAAAGAGATTGTCGGCATTTCCGTTACTACCTTTGGGGTGGACGGCACCTTATTCGATCAACACGGCAAACCACTCTATCCGATTATTTCGTGGAAATGCCCGAGAACCTTGCCGATGATGGAAAACCTCTCCAACTATCTTGATGTAGAAGCACTCTATCGCCGCAACGGGGTCGGGCATTACAGCTTTAACACGCTGTTTAAATTATTGTGGTTGAAAGAAAACAAACCGGAAATTTATCAACAAGCTTCCAGTTTCTTGTTTATTTCCTCTATCTTGACCTACCGTTTAACCGGCGTACAAAGCACCGACCGCACAATGGCAGGCACCTCAATGATGACCAATATTGAAAACGACCATTGGGATAGCGAGGTGCTGGCACTGCTGGGGTTAAACGAAAGCCATTTCCCACCGATGAAAAGTGCCGGTGAAGTGGTGGGTTACTTAACGCCGGAACTTGCCGAAACCTTCGGTGTAAGCGGTCAAATTCCCGTGATTTCTTGCGGACACGATACCCAATTTGCGATTTTCGGCTCCGGTGCAGGCTACAACCAACCGGTTTTAAGCTCCGGCACTTGGGAAATTTTAATGGCTCGCACTCCACGAGCGAAACCCGAATGGCAATTTGTACAACACGGCTTAACCATTGAGTTTGACAGCCAATCGGGCTACTTCAACCCGGGTGTGCAATGGGTCGCCTCTGGAGTAGTGGAATGGTTTGGCAAACGCTTCTTTGCTGACGTTGCCAATACGCCCGACTATTACCGCACAATGATCGAAGAAGCACAAGCCGTGCCGGCAGGGGCGAACGGCGTGAAATTAGTCGGTAATTTTGACGGCACTACCGGTCAAACCGGCTCGATTATCGGGCTGTCAATGCACAGCTCCCGTGCAGAAATTTACCGTGCTGCTTTGGAATATATGGCATATCAATTAAAAGCCGGATTAGAGGTGCTGGAACAAGTCGGTCACTTTAATGCAGAAAGCCTGATTTGCGTAGGTGGAGGCTCTAAAAATGCGTTATGGAACCAAATCCGTGCCGATGTGCTAAACCGCCCGATTGATGTGGTGGATTTCCCGGAAAGTACGGTATTAGGTGCGGCAATGTTCACCTTTGCCGGAGCCGGCATTTTTGAAAGCCCGAATGCGGCTCAACAAGCAATGAAGCCCAATGTAAAACGGGTCAATCCATCATCAAATAGCCAATTTTATAGATAG